One region of Enterobacter ludwigii genomic DNA includes:
- the minE gene encoding cell division topological specificity factor MinE, with translation MALLDFFLSRKKNTANIAKERLQIIVAERRRSDAEPHYLPQLRKDILEVICKYVQIDPEMVTVQLEQKDGDISILELNVTLPEAEESRP, from the coding sequence ATGGCATTACTGGACTTTTTTCTCTCGCGGAAAAAGAACACCGCCAACATCGCTAAAGAACGTCTGCAAATTATCGTGGCGGAGCGCCGTCGTAGCGACGCCGAGCCTCATTACCTGCCGCAGCTGCGTAAGGATATCCTGGAAGTGATCTGTAAGTATGTGCAGATTGACCCGGAGATGGTCACCGTACAGCTGGAGCAGAAAGACGGGGATATTTCGATTCTGGAGCTGAACGTTACGCTTCCGGAAGCGGAAGAGTCACGTCCGTAG
- the fadD gene encoding long-chain-fatty-acid--CoA ligase FadD: MKKVWLNRYPADVPAEINPDRYQSLVELFEHSVRRYADQPAFVNMGEVMTFRKLEERSRAFAAYLQEGLGLQKGDRVALMMPNLLQYPVALFGILRAGMIVVNVNPLYTPRELEHQLNDSGAAAIVIVSNFAHTLEKVVDKTQVKHVILTRMGDQLSTAKGTLVNFVVKYVKRLVPKYHLPDAISFRRALHAGYRMQYVKPDVVAEDLAFLQYTGGTTGVAKGAMLTHRNMLANLEQVNATYGPLLHPGKEVVITALPLYHIFALTMNCLLFIELGGQNILITNPRDIPGLVKELAKYPFTAMTGVNTLFNALLNNKEFQQLDFSTLHLSAGGGMPVQQAVAERWVKLTGQYLLEGYGLTECAPLVSVNPHDIDYHSGSIGLPVPSTEAKLVDDDDNEVAPGEPGELCVKGPQVMLGYWQRPDATDEIIKDGWLHTGDIAVMDDEGFLRIVDRKKDMILVSGFNVYPNEIEDVVMQHSGVLEVAAVGVPSGSSGEAVKIFVVKKDPSLTEEELVTFCRRQLTGYKVPKLVEFRDELPKSNVGKILRRELRDEARGKVDNKA; encoded by the coding sequence TTGAAGAAGGTTTGGCTTAACCGTTATCCCGCAGATGTTCCTGCCGAGATCAATCCTGACCGTTATCAATCCCTGGTTGAATTATTTGAACACTCGGTAAGGCGTTATGCCGATCAACCCGCTTTCGTGAACATGGGCGAGGTGATGACGTTCCGTAAACTTGAGGAGCGTAGCCGGGCGTTTGCGGCGTATCTGCAGGAAGGGCTGGGGCTGCAAAAAGGGGACCGCGTCGCGCTGATGATGCCGAACCTGCTGCAATACCCGGTGGCGCTGTTCGGTATCCTGCGAGCCGGGATGATTGTCGTCAACGTTAACCCGTTGTACACGCCGCGTGAGCTGGAACACCAGCTGAACGACAGCGGCGCGGCGGCGATAGTGATTGTCTCTAACTTTGCCCACACGCTGGAAAAAGTGGTCGACAAAACCCAGGTTAAGCATGTCATCCTGACGCGTATGGGTGATCAACTCTCCACCGCCAAAGGCACGCTGGTTAACTTTGTCGTTAAATACGTCAAACGCCTGGTGCCAAAATACCATCTGCCTGATGCTATCTCCTTCCGCCGTGCGCTGCACGCGGGCTACCGTATGCAGTATGTGAAACCCGACGTGGTGGCAGAAGATCTTGCGTTTCTGCAATACACAGGCGGGACCACCGGCGTGGCGAAAGGCGCGATGCTGACCCACCGTAACATGCTGGCTAACCTTGAACAGGTGAACGCCACTTACGGGCCGCTGCTGCATCCGGGCAAAGAGGTGGTGATCACCGCGCTTCCGCTGTATCACATCTTTGCGCTGACCATGAACTGCCTGCTGTTTATTGAGCTGGGTGGTCAGAACATCCTCATCACCAACCCGCGCGATATCCCGGGCCTGGTGAAAGAGCTGGCGAAATATCCGTTCACCGCCATGACCGGGGTGAATACCCTGTTTAACGCGCTGCTTAATAACAAAGAGTTCCAGCAGCTGGATTTCTCCACGCTGCATCTCTCTGCGGGCGGCGGCATGCCGGTTCAGCAGGCGGTCGCCGAGCGCTGGGTCAAACTCACCGGTCAGTATTTGCTGGAGGGCTACGGCCTGACGGAATGTGCTCCGCTGGTTAGCGTCAATCCACATGATATCGACTACCACAGCGGTAGCATTGGTCTGCCAGTGCCTTCGACAGAAGCCAAACTGGTCGATGATGACGATAACGAAGTTGCACCGGGCGAGCCGGGAGAACTGTGTGTCAAAGGGCCACAGGTGATGCTGGGTTACTGGCAGCGTCCCGATGCGACCGACGAAATCATCAAAGACGGCTGGCTGCACACGGGTGACATCGCAGTGATGGATGACGAGGGCTTCCTGCGCATCGTTGACCGTAAGAAAGATATGATCCTGGTGTCCGGGTTCAACGTCTATCCGAACGAGATCGAAGATGTCGTCATGCAGCACAGCGGCGTACTCGAAGTGGCGGCGGTAGGGGTTCCTTCCGGCAGCAGCGGTGAAGCGGTCAAAATTTTTGTGGTCAAGAAGGATCCCTCTCTCACCGAGGAGGAGCTGGTAACGTTCTGTCGTCGTCAACTGACGGGCTACAAGGTACCGAAGCTGGTTGAATTCCGCGATGAGTTGCCGAAATCCAACGTCGGAAAGATATTACGACGAGAATTACGTGACGAAGCCCGTGGCAAAGTAGACAATAAGGCCTGA
- the rnd gene encoding ribonuclease D, with amino-acid sequence MNYQMITTNDELASLCEVTRDFPAIALDTEFVRTRTYYPQLGLIQMFDGKHVSLIDPLGITDWTPMRDLLLDTAVTKYLHAGSEDLEVFLNTFGIMPQPLIDTQILAAFSNRPLSWGFAAMVEEYTGLTLDKSESRTDWLARPLTERQLEYAAADVFYLLPIAGQLMKEAEASGWLAAALDECRMAQQRRQEVVDPKDAWRDISNAWQLRTRQLACLQLLADWRLRKARERDLAVNFVVREEHLWAVARYMPGSMGELDSIGLSGSEIRFHGKTLLALVAKAQELPEDALPEPLLNLMDMPGYRKAFKDIKALVQVVATESKLSAELLASRRQINQLLNWHWKLKPQNGLPEMVAGWRGELMADRLNTLLEGYPR; translated from the coding sequence TTGAATTACCAGATGATCACGACCAATGACGAGCTGGCTTCGCTGTGCGAAGTGACGCGCGACTTTCCTGCCATTGCCCTGGATACCGAGTTTGTTCGTACCCGGACGTACTATCCGCAGCTGGGTTTGATTCAGATGTTCGACGGTAAACATGTGTCGCTGATCGATCCTCTCGGTATTACCGACTGGACGCCGATGCGTGACCTGCTGCTCGATACTGCCGTGACGAAATACCTGCACGCAGGCAGTGAAGATCTGGAGGTATTTCTCAACACGTTTGGCATCATGCCACAGCCGTTGATTGATACGCAGATCCTGGCGGCATTCAGCAATCGTCCGCTCTCATGGGGCTTTGCTGCTATGGTAGAGGAGTATACGGGCCTGACGCTGGACAAAAGCGAATCCCGTACTGACTGGCTGGCGCGCCCTCTGACTGAGCGTCAGCTGGAATACGCGGCGGCAGACGTGTTTTATCTGCTGCCTATTGCCGGACAGCTGATGAAAGAGGCTGAAGCTTCAGGCTGGCTGGCTGCAGCCCTGGATGAGTGTCGTATGGCGCAGCAACGTCGTCAGGAAGTGGTTGACCCGAAAGACGCCTGGCGCGATATCAGTAATGCCTGGCAGTTGCGTACGCGTCAGCTGGCGTGCCTGCAGCTGTTAGCGGACTGGCGTCTGCGCAAAGCCCGCGAGCGCGATCTTGCCGTTAACTTTGTAGTCCGCGAAGAGCATCTCTGGGCGGTCGCGCGCTATATGCCAGGCAGCATGGGCGAGCTGGACAGCATTGGGCTTTCGGGAAGCGAAATCCGTTTCCACGGCAAAACCCTGCTGGCGCTGGTCGCAAAAGCGCAGGAGCTGCCGGAAGATGCGTTGCCGGAACCGCTGCTGAATCTGATGGATATGCCGGGCTACCGTAAAGCGTTTAAGGATATCAAAGCGCTGGTGCAGGTCGTCGCAACGGAAAGCAAACTGAGTGCGGAACTGCTCGCCTCACGCCGACAGATTAACCAGCTGCTGAACTGGCACTGGAAGCTGAAACCGCAAAATGGTTTGCCGGAAATGGTAGCAGGATGGCGCGGAGAATTGATGGCCGATCGCCTGAATACGCTGCTGGAAGGGTATCCGCGCTAA
- a CDS encoding YoaH family protein: MFAGLPSLSHEQQQKAVERIQELMSQGMSSGQAITVVAKEIRASHSGERIVARFEDEDEDPEE, from the coding sequence ATGTTTGCAGGTTTACCTTCTCTGAGCCATGAACAGCAGCAGAAAGCGGTTGAGCGAATTCAGGAACTGATGTCCCAGGGGATGAGCAGCGGACAGGCGATTACCGTTGTCGCCAAGGAGATTCGCGCCAGTCATTCCGGCGAGCGGATCGTGGCGCGTTTCGAAGATGAAGATGAAGATCCAGAAGAGTAA
- a CDS encoding Slp family lipoprotein, producing MAVQTKVVRLIMAGAVAIALSGCVSVPDAIKGSSPTPQQDLVRVMNAPELYVGQEARFGGKVIDVQNQQGKTRLEIATVPLDSGARPVLGEASRGRIYADVSGFLDPVDFRGQLVTVVGPITGAVQGKIGNTPYKFMTMQVNGYKRWRLAQQVIMPPQPIDPWMWGPHPYRYGYPGWGWYNPGPAQVQTIVTE from the coding sequence ATGGCGGTTCAGACCAAAGTAGTACGCCTTATTATGGCAGGCGCAGTTGCCATAGCACTGAGCGGATGCGTTTCCGTTCCTGATGCGATTAAGGGCAGCAGCCCAACGCCACAGCAGGATCTGGTTCGGGTGATGAATGCGCCTGAGCTGTACGTCGGCCAGGAAGCCCGCTTTGGCGGCAAGGTGATCGACGTGCAAAATCAGCAGGGGAAAACCCGTCTGGAGATCGCGACCGTCCCGCTGGACAGCGGTGCCCGGCCTGTTCTGGGTGAAGCCTCTCGCGGACGTATTTATGCGGACGTCAGTGGTTTCCTTGACCCGGTCGATTTTCGCGGGCAGCTGGTGACCGTCGTCGGGCCAATTACCGGCGCCGTGCAGGGCAAAATCGGCAATACGCCGTACAAATTCATGACCATGCAGGTTAACGGGTATAAACGCTGGCGGCTGGCACAACAGGTGATTATGCCGCCTCAGCCGATCGACCCGTGGATGTGGGGGCCGCATCCTTATCGTTATGGCTACCCAGGTTGGGGTTGGTATAACCCAGGACCTGCACAGGTACAGACTATCGTTACTGAGTAA
- a CDS encoding RidA family protein, which translates to MTIVRIDAEARWSDVVIHNQTLYYTGVPANLDADAFEQTANTLAQIDAVLEKQGSDKSRILDATIFLANKEDFAAMNKAWDAWVVAGHAPVRCTVQATLMKPEYKVEIKIIAAV; encoded by the coding sequence ATGACAATTGTGCGCATTGATGCCGAAGCCCGCTGGTCTGATGTGGTGATCCATAACCAGACGCTCTACTACACCGGCGTACCGGCTAACCTGGACGCAGATGCGTTCGAGCAGACGGCAAATACCCTGGCGCAGATTGACGCGGTGCTGGAAAAACAGGGCAGCGACAAATCCCGCATTCTGGATGCGACGATTTTCCTGGCAAACAAAGAGGATTTTGCGGCGATGAACAAAGCCTGGGATGCGTGGGTTGTAGCAGGTCACGCGCCTGTACGCTGCACCGTACAGGCCACGCTGATGAAACCGGAGTATAAGGTTGAGATTAAGATTATCGCGGCGGTGTAA
- the tsaB gene encoding tRNA (adenosine(37)-N6)-threonylcarbamoyltransferase complex dimerization subunit type 1 TsaB, with protein MRILAIDTATEACSVALWNDGTISAHFEECPREHTQRILPLVKAILTQGNTSLTDLDALAFGRGPGSFTGVRIGIGIAQGLALGAELPMIGVSTLATMAQGAWRMTGATRVLAAIDARMGEVYWAEYTRDENGVWHGEETEAVLKPEAVTERLQQLSGEWATVGTGWPAWPEMASGTGVTLVDGNMLLPAAEDMLPIACQLLAEGKTVAVEHAEPVYLRNTVAWKKLPGRE; from the coding sequence ATGCGAATTCTGGCTATTGATACCGCTACAGAGGCTTGTTCCGTTGCCCTGTGGAACGACGGTACTATCTCTGCTCATTTCGAAGAGTGCCCACGGGAACATACCCAGCGCATTCTGCCCCTGGTAAAAGCGATTTTAACTCAGGGCAACACCTCCTTAACCGACCTCGATGCGCTGGCCTTTGGCCGAGGGCCTGGCAGCTTTACGGGCGTACGTATCGGGATTGGCATTGCACAGGGGCTGGCGCTGGGCGCTGAGCTGCCGATGATTGGCGTCTCTACTCTCGCCACCATGGCGCAGGGCGCATGGCGCATGACCGGAGCAACGCGTGTGCTGGCCGCGATTGATGCCCGCATGGGTGAAGTCTACTGGGCTGAATATACGCGCGATGAAAACGGCGTGTGGCACGGTGAAGAGACGGAAGCCGTGCTTAAGCCGGAAGCGGTCACCGAAAGACTGCAACAGTTGTCCGGTGAATGGGCGACCGTTGGCACTGGCTGGCCTGCGTGGCCGGAGATGGCGAGCGGCACCGGGGTGACACTGGTAGACGGCAACATGCTGCTGCCGGCTGCGGAAGATATGCTTCCGATTGCCTGCCAGCTGCTCGCAGAAGGAAAAACCGTTGCCGTTGAACACGCGGAGCCGGTTTATTTGCGAAACACCGTCGCGTGGAAGAAACTTCCGGGCCGCGAGTGA
- a CDS encoding CoA pyrophosphatase: MEKENLTLDDFLSRFQLLRPQVNREALNQRQAAVLIPVVRRAQPGLLLTQRSPHLRKHAGQVAFPGGAVDSSDASLIAAALREAQEEVAIPPEAVEVIGVLPPVDSVTGFQVTPVVGIIPPGLQYHASVDEVSAVFEMPLDEALRLSRYHPLDIQRRGHDHRVWLSWYQHYFVWGMTAGIIRELALQIGLKP, encoded by the coding sequence GTGGAAAAAGAGAACCTGACGCTGGATGACTTTTTATCTCGTTTTCAGCTATTACGACCGCAGGTCAACCGCGAAGCGCTTAATCAGCGTCAGGCAGCCGTACTGATCCCGGTCGTGCGTCGCGCGCAGCCGGGCCTGCTGCTCACCCAGCGTTCTCCCCATTTACGTAAGCACGCGGGTCAGGTCGCCTTTCCAGGAGGCGCAGTCGACAGTTCCGACGCCTCGCTGATTGCCGCCGCGCTGCGGGAGGCGCAGGAAGAGGTTGCCATTCCGCCAGAGGCGGTGGAGGTTATCGGCGTGCTGCCGCCCGTCGACAGTGTCACCGGGTTTCAGGTCACGCCAGTGGTTGGCATTATCCCGCCGGGCCTGCAGTATCACGCCAGCGTTGATGAAGTTTCCGCGGTGTTTGAAATGCCGCTGGATGAAGCCCTTCGACTGAGTCGTTATCACCCGCTGGATATTCAGCGTCGCGGACATGACCATCGGGTCTGGTTGTCCTGGTATCAGCATTATTTTGTCTGGGGCATGACGGCGGGGATTATTCGTGAGCTGGCGTTGCAAATCGGCCTGAAGCCTTGA
- the pabB gene encoding aminodeoxychorismate synthase component 1 has translation MNMRFPTVITLPWRTDAAEFWFARLSHLPFAMLLHSGYADHPYSRFDILVADPVKTLTTDDLPLTDDPLMQLQQEINALGLSATPNPDLPFQGGALGLFGYDLGRRYETLPEHAQADIPLPDMAVGLYDWALIVDHQKKTVSLLSHRDVQARLDWLEAQQATPAETFMLTSDWRSNMSAADYAEKFSRVQAYLQSGDCYQVNLAQRFQATYEGDEWQAFTRLNATNRAPFSAFIRLKQGAILSLSPERFIHLAEGTIQTRPIKGTLPRLTDPDADRQQAEKLATSPKDRAENLMIVDLMRNDIGRVAVPGSVRVPELFVVEPFPAVHHLVSTITARLPTSRTACDLLRAAFPGGSITGAPKIRAMEIIDELEPHRRNAWCGSIGYISLCGTLDTSITIRTLTACNGNLYCSAGGGIVADSQVDAEYQETFDKVNRILKQLE, from the coding sequence ATGAACATGCGCTTCCCCACTGTTATTACCCTGCCCTGGCGTACGGACGCCGCTGAATTCTGGTTTGCTCGTTTGAGCCATCTTCCGTTTGCGATGCTGCTGCACTCCGGCTATGCGGACCACCCGTACAGCCGCTTCGATATTCTGGTCGCCGATCCCGTCAAGACGCTGACAACCGATGACCTGCCGTTAACGGACGATCCGCTGATGCAGCTTCAGCAAGAAATTAACGCGCTGGGCTTATCTGCCACACCGAACCCGGACCTTCCTTTTCAGGGTGGCGCGCTGGGCCTGTTTGGCTACGATCTGGGTCGTCGTTACGAAACGCTGCCTGAGCATGCGCAGGCTGATATTCCCCTGCCCGACATGGCCGTGGGGCTGTATGACTGGGCGTTAATTGTTGATCACCAGAAAAAAACGGTTTCCCTGCTGAGCCATCGTGACGTGCAGGCGCGTCTGGACTGGCTAGAGGCGCAACAGGCTACACCCGCAGAGACGTTCATGCTGACCTCCGACTGGCGCTCGAATATGAGCGCCGCGGATTATGCCGAAAAATTCTCGCGCGTTCAGGCGTATCTGCAAAGCGGTGACTGCTACCAGGTTAACCTTGCCCAGCGTTTCCAGGCGACTTATGAAGGCGACGAATGGCAGGCATTTACCCGCCTCAATGCCACTAACCGGGCACCGTTCAGCGCGTTTATTCGCCTGAAACAGGGGGCAATACTCAGCTTGTCACCTGAGCGCTTTATTCATCTGGCAGAGGGTACGATCCAAACCCGTCCGATTAAAGGCACATTGCCGCGTCTTACCGATCCCGACGCCGATCGTCAGCAGGCAGAAAAACTGGCCACCTCACCGAAGGACCGCGCCGAAAACCTGATGATTGTTGATCTCATGCGTAACGATATAGGCCGGGTGGCCGTTCCGGGCAGCGTGCGCGTGCCGGAACTGTTTGTCGTCGAACCTTTCCCGGCGGTGCATCATCTGGTCAGTACCATTACCGCGCGTCTGCCCACTTCTCGCACCGCCTGCGATCTGCTCCGCGCCGCGTTTCCGGGCGGTTCCATCACCGGCGCGCCAAAAATTCGCGCCATGGAAATCATCGACGAACTGGAACCGCACCGCCGCAACGCCTGGTGCGGCAGCATTGGCTATATAAGCCTGTGCGGCACGCTGGATACCAGCATTACGATCCGCACGCTGACGGCATGCAACGGGAACCTGTACTGTTCTGCCGGGGGCGGCATTGTTGCTGATAGCCAGGTCGATGCGGAATATCAGGAAACCTTTGATAAAGTTAACCGTATCCTGAAACAACTGGAGTAA
- the sdaA gene encoding L-serine ammonia-lyase: MISIFDMFKVGIGPSSSHTVGPMKAGKQFVDDLVEKGLLESVTRVAVDVYGSLSLTGKGHHTDIAIIMGLAGNMPDTVDIDAIPAFIRDVETRGRLLLANGQQEVDFPQDDGMRFRSDNLPLHENGMTIHAYSGEKEIYSKTYYSIGGGFIVDEEHFGKDSVGDVNVPYPFKSATEMLGYCKETGLSLSGMVMQNELALHSKKEIEDYFANVWQTMRACIDRGMNTEGVLPGPLRVPRRASALRRMLVTTDKFSNDPMNVVDWVNMFALAVNEENAAGGRVVTAPTNGACGIVPAVLAYYDHFIEPVTPDIYIRYFLAAGAIGALYKMNASISGAEVGCQGEVGVACSMAAAGLAELLGASPEQVCVAAEIGMEHNLGLTCDPVAGQVQVPCIERNAIASVKAINASRMAMRRTSEPRVSLDKVIETMYETGKDMNAKYRETSRGGLAIKVQCD; encoded by the coding sequence GTGATTAGTATATTCGACATGTTCAAAGTGGGAATTGGCCCTTCGTCTTCCCATACTGTTGGCCCGATGAAGGCCGGTAAACAGTTCGTCGATGATCTGGTCGAAAAAGGATTACTGGAAAGCGTTACCCGTGTCGCCGTGGATGTTTACGGCTCACTGTCATTAACGGGTAAAGGCCACCACACCGATATCGCCATTATTATGGGTCTGGCAGGCAATATGCCAGATACCGTTGATATTGATGCCATCCCGGCATTCATTCGCGACGTGGAAACACGTGGCCGCCTGCTGCTGGCAAACGGCCAGCAGGAAGTCGATTTCCCGCAGGATGATGGCATGCGTTTTCGTAGCGACAACCTGCCGCTGCATGAAAACGGCATGACCATTCACGCTTATAGCGGTGAAAAAGAGATTTACAGCAAAACCTACTACTCCATCGGCGGGGGCTTTATCGTCGATGAAGAGCATTTTGGCAAAGATAGCGTCGGCGACGTCAACGTACCGTACCCGTTCAAATCGGCTACCGAAATGCTGGGTTACTGCAAAGAGACCGGTCTTTCACTGTCCGGTATGGTGATGCAGAACGAACTGGCACTGCACAGCAAAAAAGAGATTGAAGACTATTTTGCGAACGTGTGGCAAACCATGCGCGCCTGTATCGATCGCGGGATGAACACCGAAGGCGTTCTGCCGGGTCCGCTCCGCGTGCCGCGTCGTGCCTCCGCCCTGCGCCGTATGCTGGTGACCACGGACAAGTTCTCCAACGACCCGATGAACGTGGTCGACTGGGTAAACATGTTTGCCCTGGCGGTTAACGAAGAAAACGCCGCAGGGGGTCGTGTCGTGACTGCGCCAACCAACGGCGCGTGTGGCATCGTTCCGGCGGTGCTGGCCTACTACGATCACTTTATTGAGCCCGTGACCCCGGACATCTACATCCGTTATTTCCTGGCGGCAGGTGCCATCGGTGCGCTGTACAAAATGAACGCCTCAATTTCTGGCGCTGAAGTCGGTTGTCAGGGTGAAGTGGGTGTGGCCTGTTCGATGGCGGCAGCCGGTCTGGCAGAGCTGTTGGGAGCAAGCCCTGAGCAGGTCTGTGTGGCGGCTGAAATCGGTATGGAGCATAACCTCGGTCTGACCTGTGACCCGGTCGCGGGCCAGGTGCAGGTACCGTGCATCGAGCGTAACGCGATTGCCTCAGTGAAAGCCATCAACGCCTCGCGCATGGCGATGCGCCGTACCAGCGAACCTCGCGTATCGCTGGATAAGGTGATTGAAACCATGTACGAAACGGGCAAAGACATGAACGCGAAATACCGTGAAACGTCCCGTGGTGGCCTGGCTATTAAGGTGCAGTGCGACTAA
- a CDS encoding ATP-dependent DNA helicase, which translates to MADDFSPEGQLAQAIPGFKPREPQRQMAHAVARAIDKAQPLVVEAGTGTGKTYAYLAPALRAKKKVIISTGSKALQDQLYSRDLPTVAKALKYKGRLALLKGRSNYLCLERLEQQALAGGDLPVQTLSDVIILRAWANQTEEGDISTCASVPEDSPAWPLVTSTNDNCLGSDCPLYKDCFVVKARKTAMDADVVVVNHHLFLADMVVKDSGFGELIPEADVMIFDEAHQLPDIASQYFGQSLSSRQLLDLAKDFTIAYRTELKDTQQLQKCADRLAQSAQDFRLQLGEPGYRGNLRELLADKNIQRALLLLDDALELCYDVAKLSLGRSALLDAAFERATLYRGRLKRLKEINQPGFSYLYECTSRHFTLALTPLTVADKFKEVMAQKPGSWIFTSATLSVNDDLHHFTERLGIEQAESLLLPSPFDYEKQALLCVPRNLPLPNQPGAARHLAAMLKPMIEANNGRCFMLCTSHAMMRDLAEQFRATMTLPVLLQGETSKGQLLQQFVSAGNALLVATSSFWEGVDVRGDTLSLVIIDKLPFTSPDDPLLKARMEDCRLRGGDPFDEVQLPDAVITLKQGVGRLIRDVTDRGVLVICDNRLVMRPYGATFLASLPPAPRTRDIKRAVRFLANPTAE; encoded by the coding sequence GTGGCAGACGATTTTTCCCCTGAAGGTCAATTAGCACAGGCCATCCCTGGCTTCAAACCGCGTGAACCACAGCGGCAGATGGCGCATGCCGTTGCACGCGCCATCGACAAGGCGCAACCGCTGGTGGTCGAAGCCGGAACCGGCACGGGGAAAACGTATGCTTACCTTGCACCGGCGCTGCGCGCGAAAAAGAAGGTAATTATTTCCACCGGGTCGAAAGCGCTGCAGGATCAGCTGTACAGCCGCGATTTGCCCACGGTGGCAAAAGCGCTGAAATACAAAGGTCGTCTGGCCTTGCTGAAGGGGCGCTCCAACTATCTCTGTCTGGAACGTCTTGAGCAGCAGGCGCTGGCGGGTGGCGATCTGCCGGTGCAAACTCTGAGCGACGTCATTATTCTTCGCGCCTGGGCGAACCAGACCGAAGAAGGGGATATCAGCACCTGCGCGAGCGTGCCGGAAGACTCTCCTGCCTGGCCGCTGGTGACCAGTACTAACGATAACTGTCTTGGCAGCGACTGCCCGCTGTATAAAGACTGCTTTGTGGTGAAAGCGCGCAAAACGGCGATGGATGCCGACGTGGTGGTGGTTAACCACCATCTGTTTCTCGCCGATATGGTGGTTAAAGACAGCGGTTTCGGCGAGCTGATCCCCGAGGCGGACGTCATGATCTTCGATGAAGCCCATCAACTGCCGGATATCGCCAGCCAGTATTTCGGTCAGTCGCTCTCCAGCCGTCAGCTACTGGATCTGGCCAAAGATTTCACCATTGCTTACCGTACTGAATTAAAAGATACCCAGCAGCTACAGAAATGTGCCGACCGTCTGGCGCAAAGTGCCCAGGATTTTCGCTTACAGCTTGGCGAGCCGGGCTATCGTGGCAACCTGCGTGAACTGCTGGCCGACAAAAATATCCAGCGCGCACTGCTGCTGCTGGATGATGCCCTTGAGCTCTGTTACGACGTGGCGAAACTGTCGCTCGGACGCTCCGCGTTGCTGGATGCCGCCTTCGAGCGCGCCACGCTCTATCGCGGGCGGCTTAAACGGCTGAAAGAGATTAACCAGCCGGGGTTCAGCTACTTGTATGAGTGTACCTCACGTCATTTCACCCTCGCCCTGACACCGCTTACCGTAGCGGATAAATTCAAAGAGGTGATGGCGCAAAAACCGGGAAGCTGGATCTTCACCTCGGCAACGCTTTCGGTGAATGACGATTTGCACCACTTTACCGAGCGTCTGGGTATCGAGCAGGCGGAGTCGCTGCTGCTGCCAAGCCCGTTCGATTACGAAAAACAGGCGCTGCTCTGCGTGCCGCGCAATTTGCCGCTACCGAATCAGCCCGGTGCCGCACGCCACCTGGCGGCGATGTTAAAACCGATGATTGAGGCCAACAATGGCCGCTGCTTTATGCTCTGCACTTCTCACGCCATGATGAGAGACCTGGCTGAGCAGTTCCGTGCCACTATGACCTTGCCAGTGCTGTTGCAGGGTGAAACCAGCAAAGGGCAACTGCTGCAGCAGTTTGTCAGTGCTGGTAATGCCCTCCTTGTGGCCACCAGCAGCTTCTGGGAAGGGGTGGATGTGCGCGGGGACACGCTCTCGCTGGTGATTATTGATAAACTGCCGTTTACCTCTCCGGACGATCCGCTGCTGAAAGCGCGCATGGAAGACTGCCGCCTGCGCGGAGGCGATCCGTTTGATGAAGTCCAGCTGCCGGATGCGGTAATCACCCTTAAGCAAGGGGTAGGGCGATTGATCCGCGACGTGACCGACCGCGGTGTGCTGGTCATTTGCGATAACCGGCTGGTGATGCGCCCATATGGTGCCACTTTCCTTGCAAGCCTGCCGCCCGCGCCGCGCACGCGGGACATAAAACGCGCGGTGCGTTTCCTCGCAAACCCAACGGCGGAGTAA